Proteins encoded within one genomic window of Tabrizicola piscis:
- a CDS encoding cache domain-containing protein — translation MTKSTPSPLSLAAALNAFVVTFGVLFGVVTVYLVLDRARVFETQALTDAVQVRGRHAADDLARNLNDTWRMLAAVRDKASASDPDMIRGMLTAVVGDGLRVSWAGFAEPNGQVRMASDDLLLGADVSSRPWFQRGLSGSFAGDVHEAVLLNDLLGGTEADPFRFIDLAAPVIGADGTVDGVIGLHIDFSWAEALLSETAEELGLDLFLVNQAGELILSTDPSVSSSIELQAFRAAAAGVASTTVETWPDGIRYFATVIPEVQYDDLPSFGWRIVARIAPTSFDQAQAQLLRSVVIVLSAVGLLLLVMTAAFSRWFLQPFHDLAENARRMAEGSDEYPFESRRTSELARLSAALARLQSRETAGPSPGVTSAATTPLTPKEK, via the coding sequence GTGACCAAAAGCACCCCGTCGCCGCTGTCCTTGGCAGCCGCTCTCAACGCCTTTGTCGTTACTTTCGGCGTGCTGTTTGGTGTGGTGACCGTCTACCTTGTCCTTGATCGCGCCAGAGTGTTCGAGACTCAGGCACTGACGGATGCCGTTCAGGTCCGGGGCCGACATGCGGCAGACGATCTGGCACGGAACCTGAACGACACTTGGCGCATGCTGGCCGCGGTCAGGGACAAGGCGTCAGCGTCCGATCCGGACATGATCCGGGGCATGTTGACGGCCGTGGTCGGCGATGGACTGCGCGTATCTTGGGCAGGGTTTGCAGAGCCGAACGGTCAGGTTCGCATGGCATCGGATGACTTGCTTTTGGGGGCTGACGTGTCATCGCGGCCCTGGTTCCAACGTGGCCTTTCGGGAAGTTTCGCGGGCGATGTGCATGAAGCCGTCCTGCTGAACGATCTTCTCGGCGGGACGGAGGCCGATCCATTCCGTTTCATCGATCTTGCCGCACCTGTCATCGGAGCCGATGGCACGGTCGATGGTGTCATCGGTCTGCATATCGATTTCTCCTGGGCCGAGGCCCTGCTTTCCGAGACCGCAGAAGAGCTTGGGCTTGACCTTTTCCTGGTCAATCAGGCGGGGGAACTGATCCTGTCGACCGATCCATCCGTCAGCAGCAGCATCGAGTTGCAGGCCTTCCGCGCGGCTGCAGCTGGCGTCGCTTCGACCACTGTCGAGACCTGGCCCGACGGTATCCGCTATTTCGCAACGGTCATTCCCGAGGTCCAGTATGATGATCTGCCCTCGTTCGGTTGGCGCATCGTGGCGCGGATCGCCCCCACGTCCTTTGATCAGGCGCAGGCGCAGTTGCTGCGGTCTGTCGTGATCGTGCTGTCCGCGGTCGGGCTGCTTCTTCTGGTCATGACAGCGGCCTTCAGCCGCTGGTTCCTGCAGCCCTTCCACGACCTGGCCGAGAACGCCCGGCGGATGGCGGAGGGGTCGGACGAATACCCGTTCGAATCGCGGCGGACCAGCGAACTTGCCAGATTGTCGGCAGCGCTGGCGCGATTGCAGTCAAGAGAGACGGCAGGTCCTTCGCCGGGCGTGACTTCTGCAGCGACCACGCCCCTTACGCCGAAGGAGAAATAG
- a CDS encoding HlyD family efflux transporter periplasmic adaptor subunit, which translates to MRYFRLLLGVLVIAGTIWIIIGEQMSGASADAFVNARLATVRAPVAGRLTIPERPLGSSVGAGEELGTVADSLADAIRLNDLVMEEAIAEAELAAVRARLDTVDDQIEPLSLRLSAYTGARVAEIEARLAHARDRLALLESGTQVETNLSDLAAGAQLGEGSDPRLPGLALTYARERVAVLEIALDAARNGVFLGDGYNDAPYSEQRRAEMVTLRDGLAADVDLGSARLVAIKTRIAQEQVRASALGRAALIAPASGVIWEALAADGEVVQRGQDVWRLVDCGSVIVSLSVTESIYNSLQIGDAAVFRLSGDGRSFPATVLRLAGSGARTIYDNLAVAPSQKHLERHDVTLLVPALRDDPSLYCLVGRSGRVFFDRRPLDLVRNLWQ; encoded by the coding sequence ATGCGCTACTTTCGTCTCTTGTTGGGTGTGCTTGTCATTGCTGGAACGATCTGGATCATCATCGGCGAACAGATGTCGGGTGCCAGCGCCGACGCCTTTGTCAACGCGCGGCTTGCCACGGTTCGGGCTCCGGTTGCGGGGCGGCTGACGATACCGGAACGCCCGCTTGGATCATCCGTGGGGGCGGGCGAGGAACTGGGCACGGTCGCAGACAGCCTGGCCGATGCGATCCGGTTGAATGATCTTGTCATGGAAGAGGCCATCGCCGAGGCCGAACTGGCCGCCGTGCGCGCACGTCTTGACACTGTTGACGACCAGATCGAACCGCTGTCGCTTCGACTGTCAGCCTACACTGGCGCCCGCGTGGCCGAGATTGAGGCGCGGCTTGCACATGCGCGGGACCGGCTTGCGCTGCTGGAGTCCGGTACGCAGGTTGAAACGAACCTGTCGGATCTTGCCGCAGGGGCGCAGCTGGGCGAGGGGTCTGATCCGCGGCTGCCCGGTCTTGCCTTGACCTATGCGCGGGAACGGGTCGCCGTGCTTGAGATCGCACTGGACGCGGCGAGGAATGGGGTTTTCCTTGGCGATGGGTACAATGACGCCCCCTATTCGGAACAGCGACGCGCCGAAATGGTCACGCTGCGCGACGGTCTGGCCGCAGATGTTGATCTTGGATCGGCGCGCCTTGTCGCAATCAAGACGCGGATCGCACAAGAGCAAGTGCGGGCAAGCGCGCTTGGGCGCGCCGCCCTGATCGCGCCGGCAAGTGGCGTGATATGGGAAGCGCTTGCTGCCGATGGCGAGGTTGTTCAGCGCGGACAGGACGTGTGGCGGCTGGTCGATTGCGGGTCAGTGATCGTCAGCCTGTCGGTGACGGAAAGCATCTACAACAGCTTGCAGATCGGTGACGCGGCGGTGTTTCGGCTGTCGGGCGACGGGCGCAGCTTTCCCGCCACCGTTCTAAGGCTGGCAGGGTCGGGGGCCCGCACGATCTATGACAACCTTGCGGTGGCCCCAAGCCAGAAGCATCTTGAACGCCATGACGTGACACTGCTGGTCCCGGCCTTGCGTGACGACCCGTCGCTTTACTGTCTGGTTGGTCGGTCCGGCCGGGTCTTCTTTGACCGTCGCCCGCTGGATCTGGTCAGGAACCTTTGGCAATGA